In one Macaca nemestrina isolate mMacNem1 chromosome 2, mMacNem.hap1, whole genome shotgun sequence genomic region, the following are encoded:
- the LOC105477772 gene encoding EF-hand calcium-binding domain-containing protein 12 isoform X3 — MTGALQLTLFLCRTLMYSVLEERHGEDVSLQGFGSNVLGTKFLAKQCSFMGLCPSKTSIDENAAVFDPELVIAHCFKQFKQKDFRLPQTRRRIIMVPRKEDQTPINPASQPQAPPKPIPSFKALEAKDIQEQPEDRKTWLSRRAKLRQELESFGDVKRWLENKPSITPSEAKVLHMIHEEQSAQTNASHATTRTTRKKGPRLSRQMVPQLQLPKPPALSVMYSYLHSRKIKILEIFHNVGQGENQRITREEFITAVKAVGVPLKNQEVEDIVIYLSSLGKHNTITMDILANTYKQWSMAQQRSSLATARKRYILVKHRDSLKGPLKKQEVDSAPQLPKVDLLTVPAVDTQMEARPMTLEEMEEVGKRYRERQRQHKLMIPSIQYTEQCRLVRCGNRHFDEHCLPSTIHGDMRELIDSTRRHNFLVYLQCWKLCESYGLPLTEDILMKALLYPGDKIIFQMDKVRPIRQPGGYYSDWKVFSPNLALLRSQGPSKSKRTDKLSFGPSFPLPWPPAPLLSFQCRGWRLAYLGRHAVLVSAS, encoded by the exons GACTCTGCCCATCTAAGACTTCCATCGATGAAAATGCCGCCGTCTTTGATCCTGAACTGGTCATTGCCCACTGCTTCAAGCAGTTCAAGCAGAAGGACTTCCGCCTGCCTCAGACCCGCCGGCGAATCATCATGGTGCCTCGCAAGGAAGATCAGACACCCATTAATCCTGCATCCCAACCTCAGGCTCCCCCAAAGCCCATCCCCAGCTTCAAAGCTCTGGAAGCTAAAGATATCCAAGAGCAGCCAGAGGACAGGAAGACCTGGCTGAGCCGGAGGGCGAAGCTGCGGCAGGAGCTGGAGTCCTTTGGTGATGTAAAGAGGTGGCTGGAGAACAAGCCCAGCATCACGCCTTCAGAGGCCAAGGTCTTACACATGATCCACGAGGAGCAGAGTGCCCAGACAAATGCCTCCCACGCAACTACCAGGACCACCAGG AAAAAAGGCCCCCGGCTCTCCCGCCAGATGGTGCCCCAGCTCCAGCTGCCCAAGCCCCCTGCCCTGTCAGTCATGTACTCCTACCTGCATAGCCGCAAGATCAAGATCCTGGAGATATTTCACAACGTGGGCCAGGGTGAGAACCAGAGAATCACCAGGGAGGAGTTCATCACGGCTGTAAAGGCA GTCGGAGTCCCTCTGaagaaccaggaggtggaggatatAGTGATCTACCTCAGCTCTCTTGGGAAGCACAACACCATCACCATGGACATCCTGGCCAATACCTACAAGCAGTGGTCTATGGCTCAGCAAAGGAGCAGCCTGGCCACTGCAAGGAAGC GTTATATCTTGGTTAAGCACAGAGATTCCCTGAAGGGTCCGCTCAAGAAGCAGGAGGTGGATTCAGCCccacagcttcccaaagtggaCCTGCTGACGGTGCCTGCAGTCGACACACAGATGGAGGCGCGGCCCATGACCCTGGAGGAGATGGAGGAAGTAGGCAAGCGGTACCGCGAGCGGCAGCGACAGCACAAG CTCATGATCCCCTCCATCCAGTACACGGAGCAGTGCCGCCTGGTGCGCTGTGGGAATCGGCACTTTGATGAGCACTGCCTCCCGTCCACCATCCACGGGGATATGAGGGAGCTCATTGACTCGACCCGCAGGCACAACTTTCTCGTCTACCTGCAATGCTGGAAGCTCTGTGAGTCCTATGGCCTCCCGCTGACGGAGGACATCCTCATGAAAG CCTTGCTATACCCAGGAGACAAGATCATTTTCCAGATGGACAAAGTGCGCCCCATCCGGCAGCCAGGAGGCTACTACTCTGACTGGAAGGTCTTTTCTCCGAATCTGGCTCTGCTCCGGTCCCAGGGCCCCAGCAAGTCTAAGAGGACTGACAAGCTAAGTTTCGGACCCTCtttccccctgccttggcctcctgcccCATTGCTGTCCTTTCAGTGCAGGGGCTGGAGGCTGGCATACCTGGGACGCCATGCTGTGCTTGTGTCTGCATCCTAG
- the LOC105477772 gene encoding EF-hand calcium-binding domain-containing protein 12 isoform X4: MVPRKEDQTPINPASQPQAPPKPIPSFKALEAKDIQEQPEDRKTWLSRRAKLRQELESFGDVKRWLENKPSITPSEAKVLHMIHEEQSAQTNASHATTRTTRKKGPRLSRQMVPQLQLPKPPALSVMYSYLHSRKIKILEIFHNVGQGENQRITREEFITAVKAVGVPLKNQEVEDIVIYLSSLGKHNTITMDILANTYKQWSMAQQRSSLATARKRYILVKHRDSLKGPLKKQEVDSAPQLPKVDLLTVPAVDTQMEARPMTLEEMEEVGKRYRERQRQHKLMIPSIQYTEQCRLVRCGNRHFDEHCLPSTIHGDMRELIDSTRRHNFLVYLQCWKLCESYGLPLTEDILMKALLYPGDKIIFQMDKVRPIRQPGGYYSDWKVFSPNLALLRSQGPSKSKRTDKKPPKKSKKMHFKEFEEFTRKLKVRRSSSLQQTHPNSFWPGHLLDKLQLYLPTVATDRSLALFSCVQHQPHVYPATYHPDHWWPLRNKNYMTRAYYDAAKVYYIN, translated from the exons ATGGTGCCTCGCAAGGAAGATCAGACACCCATTAATCCTGCATCCCAACCTCAGGCTCCCCCAAAGCCCATCCCCAGCTTCAAAGCTCTGGAAGCTAAAGATATCCAAGAGCAGCCAGAGGACAGGAAGACCTGGCTGAGCCGGAGGGCGAAGCTGCGGCAGGAGCTGGAGTCCTTTGGTGATGTAAAGAGGTGGCTGGAGAACAAGCCCAGCATCACGCCTTCAGAGGCCAAGGTCTTACACATGATCCACGAGGAGCAGAGTGCCCAGACAAATGCCTCCCACGCAACTACCAGGACCACCAGG AAAAAAGGCCCCCGGCTCTCCCGCCAGATGGTGCCCCAGCTCCAGCTGCCCAAGCCCCCTGCCCTGTCAGTCATGTACTCCTACCTGCATAGCCGCAAGATCAAGATCCTGGAGATATTTCACAACGTGGGCCAGGGTGAGAACCAGAGAATCACCAGGGAGGAGTTCATCACGGCTGTAAAGGCA GTCGGAGTCCCTCTGaagaaccaggaggtggaggatatAGTGATCTACCTCAGCTCTCTTGGGAAGCACAACACCATCACCATGGACATCCTGGCCAATACCTACAAGCAGTGGTCTATGGCTCAGCAAAGGAGCAGCCTGGCCACTGCAAGGAAGC GTTATATCTTGGTTAAGCACAGAGATTCCCTGAAGGGTCCGCTCAAGAAGCAGGAGGTGGATTCAGCCccacagcttcccaaagtggaCCTGCTGACGGTGCCTGCAGTCGACACACAGATGGAGGCGCGGCCCATGACCCTGGAGGAGATGGAGGAAGTAGGCAAGCGGTACCGCGAGCGGCAGCGACAGCACAAG CTCATGATCCCCTCCATCCAGTACACGGAGCAGTGCCGCCTGGTGCGCTGTGGGAATCGGCACTTTGATGAGCACTGCCTCCCGTCCACCATCCACGGGGATATGAGGGAGCTCATTGACTCGACCCGCAGGCACAACTTTCTCGTCTACCTGCAATGCTGGAAGCTCTGTGAGTCCTATGGCCTCCCGCTGACGGAGGACATCCTCATGAAAG CCTTGCTATACCCAGGAGACAAGATCATTTTCCAGATGGACAAAGTGCGCCCCATCCGGCAGCCAGGAGGCTACTACTCTGACTGGAAGGTCTTTTCTCCGAATCTGGCTCTGCTCCGGTCCCAGGGCCCCAGCAAGTCTAAGAGGACTGACAA GAAACCaccaaagaaaagcaagaaaatgcaCTTTAAGGAGTTTGAGGAATTTACCAG GAAGCTGAAGGTGAGGAGGTCCAGCAGTCTGCAGCAAACCCACCCCAATTCCTTCTGGCCGGGTCACCTTCTGGATAAGCTGCAGCTCTACTTGCCCACTGTGGCCACAGACCGGAGCCTGGCGCTCTTCAGTTGTGTTCAACACCAGCCCCATGTCTACCCAGCCACCTACCACCCTGACCACTGGTGGCCCCTTAGGAACAAGAACTACATGACCCGCGCCTATTATGATGCCGCCAAGGTGTACTACATCAACTAG
- the LOC105477772 gene encoding EF-hand calcium-binding domain-containing protein 12 isoform X2, with amino-acid sequence MDDDYEAYHSLFLSLLGLCPSKTSIDENAAVFDPELVIAHCFKQFKQKDFRLPQTRRRIIMVPRKEDQTPINPASQPQAPPKPIPSFKALEAKDIQEQPEDRKTWLSRRAKLRQELESFGDVKRWLENKPSITPSEAKVLHMIHEEQSAQTNASHATTRTTRKKGPRLSRQMVPQLQLPKPPALSVMYSYLHSRKIKILEIFHNVGQGENQRITREEFITAVKAVGVPLKNQEVEDIVIYLSSLGKHNTITMDILANTYKQWSMAQQRSSLATARKRYILVKHRDSLKGPLKKQEVDSAPQLPKVDLLTVPAVDTQMEARPMTLEEMEEVGKRYRERQRQHKLMIPSIQYTEQCRLVRCGNRHFDEHCLPSTIHGDMRELIDSTRRHNFLVYLQCWKLCESYGLPLTEDILMKALLYPGDKIIFQMDKVRPIRQPGGYYSDWKVFSPNLALLRSQGPSKSKRTDKKPPKKSKKMHFKEFEEFTRKLKVRRSSSLQQTHPNSFWPGHLLDKLQLYLPTVATDRSLALFSCVQHQPHVYPATYHPDHWWPLRNKNYMTRAYYDAAKVYYIN; translated from the exons GACTCTGCCCATCTAAGACTTCCATCGATGAAAATGCCGCCGTCTTTGATCCTGAACTGGTCATTGCCCACTGCTTCAAGCAGTTCAAGCAGAAGGACTTCCGCCTGCCTCAGACCCGCCGGCGAATCATCATGGTGCCTCGCAAGGAAGATCAGACACCCATTAATCCTGCATCCCAACCTCAGGCTCCCCCAAAGCCCATCCCCAGCTTCAAAGCTCTGGAAGCTAAAGATATCCAAGAGCAGCCAGAGGACAGGAAGACCTGGCTGAGCCGGAGGGCGAAGCTGCGGCAGGAGCTGGAGTCCTTTGGTGATGTAAAGAGGTGGCTGGAGAACAAGCCCAGCATCACGCCTTCAGAGGCCAAGGTCTTACACATGATCCACGAGGAGCAGAGTGCCCAGACAAATGCCTCCCACGCAACTACCAGGACCACCAGG AAAAAAGGCCCCCGGCTCTCCCGCCAGATGGTGCCCCAGCTCCAGCTGCCCAAGCCCCCTGCCCTGTCAGTCATGTACTCCTACCTGCATAGCCGCAAGATCAAGATCCTGGAGATATTTCACAACGTGGGCCAGGGTGAGAACCAGAGAATCACCAGGGAGGAGTTCATCACGGCTGTAAAGGCA GTCGGAGTCCCTCTGaagaaccaggaggtggaggatatAGTGATCTACCTCAGCTCTCTTGGGAAGCACAACACCATCACCATGGACATCCTGGCCAATACCTACAAGCAGTGGTCTATGGCTCAGCAAAGGAGCAGCCTGGCCACTGCAAGGAAGC GTTATATCTTGGTTAAGCACAGAGATTCCCTGAAGGGTCCGCTCAAGAAGCAGGAGGTGGATTCAGCCccacagcttcccaaagtggaCCTGCTGACGGTGCCTGCAGTCGACACACAGATGGAGGCGCGGCCCATGACCCTGGAGGAGATGGAGGAAGTAGGCAAGCGGTACCGCGAGCGGCAGCGACAGCACAAG CTCATGATCCCCTCCATCCAGTACACGGAGCAGTGCCGCCTGGTGCGCTGTGGGAATCGGCACTTTGATGAGCACTGCCTCCCGTCCACCATCCACGGGGATATGAGGGAGCTCATTGACTCGACCCGCAGGCACAACTTTCTCGTCTACCTGCAATGCTGGAAGCTCTGTGAGTCCTATGGCCTCCCGCTGACGGAGGACATCCTCATGAAAG CCTTGCTATACCCAGGAGACAAGATCATTTTCCAGATGGACAAAGTGCGCCCCATCCGGCAGCCAGGAGGCTACTACTCTGACTGGAAGGTCTTTTCTCCGAATCTGGCTCTGCTCCGGTCCCAGGGCCCCAGCAAGTCTAAGAGGACTGACAA GAAACCaccaaagaaaagcaagaaaatgcaCTTTAAGGAGTTTGAGGAATTTACCAG GAAGCTGAAGGTGAGGAGGTCCAGCAGTCTGCAGCAAACCCACCCCAATTCCTTCTGGCCGGGTCACCTTCTGGATAAGCTGCAGCTCTACTTGCCCACTGTGGCCACAGACCGGAGCCTGGCGCTCTTCAGTTGTGTTCAACACCAGCCCCATGTCTACCCAGCCACCTACCACCCTGACCACTGGTGGCCCCTTAGGAACAAGAACTACATGACCCGCGCCTATTATGATGCCGCCAAGGTGTACTACATCAACTAG
- the LOC105477772 gene encoding EF-hand calcium-binding domain-containing protein 12 isoform X1 — protein sequence MTGALQLTLFLCRTLMYSVLEERHGEDVSLQGFGSNVLGTKFLAKQCSFMGLCPSKTSIDENAAVFDPELVIAHCFKQFKQKDFRLPQTRRRIIMVPRKEDQTPINPASQPQAPPKPIPSFKALEAKDIQEQPEDRKTWLSRRAKLRQELESFGDVKRWLENKPSITPSEAKVLHMIHEEQSAQTNASHATTRTTRKKGPRLSRQMVPQLQLPKPPALSVMYSYLHSRKIKILEIFHNVGQGENQRITREEFITAVKAVGVPLKNQEVEDIVIYLSSLGKHNTITMDILANTYKQWSMAQQRSSLATARKRYILVKHRDSLKGPLKKQEVDSAPQLPKVDLLTVPAVDTQMEARPMTLEEMEEVGKRYRERQRQHKLMIPSIQYTEQCRLVRCGNRHFDEHCLPSTIHGDMRELIDSTRRHNFLVYLQCWKLCESYGLPLTEDILMKALLYPGDKIIFQMDKVRPIRQPGGYYSDWKVFSPNLALLRSQGPSKSKRTDKKPPKKSKKMHFKEFEEFTRKLKVRRSSSLQQTHPNSFWPGHLLDKLQLYLPTVATDRSLALFSCVQHQPHVYPATYHPDHWWPLRNKNYMTRAYYDAAKVYYIN from the exons GACTCTGCCCATCTAAGACTTCCATCGATGAAAATGCCGCCGTCTTTGATCCTGAACTGGTCATTGCCCACTGCTTCAAGCAGTTCAAGCAGAAGGACTTCCGCCTGCCTCAGACCCGCCGGCGAATCATCATGGTGCCTCGCAAGGAAGATCAGACACCCATTAATCCTGCATCCCAACCTCAGGCTCCCCCAAAGCCCATCCCCAGCTTCAAAGCTCTGGAAGCTAAAGATATCCAAGAGCAGCCAGAGGACAGGAAGACCTGGCTGAGCCGGAGGGCGAAGCTGCGGCAGGAGCTGGAGTCCTTTGGTGATGTAAAGAGGTGGCTGGAGAACAAGCCCAGCATCACGCCTTCAGAGGCCAAGGTCTTACACATGATCCACGAGGAGCAGAGTGCCCAGACAAATGCCTCCCACGCAACTACCAGGACCACCAGG AAAAAAGGCCCCCGGCTCTCCCGCCAGATGGTGCCCCAGCTCCAGCTGCCCAAGCCCCCTGCCCTGTCAGTCATGTACTCCTACCTGCATAGCCGCAAGATCAAGATCCTGGAGATATTTCACAACGTGGGCCAGGGTGAGAACCAGAGAATCACCAGGGAGGAGTTCATCACGGCTGTAAAGGCA GTCGGAGTCCCTCTGaagaaccaggaggtggaggatatAGTGATCTACCTCAGCTCTCTTGGGAAGCACAACACCATCACCATGGACATCCTGGCCAATACCTACAAGCAGTGGTCTATGGCTCAGCAAAGGAGCAGCCTGGCCACTGCAAGGAAGC GTTATATCTTGGTTAAGCACAGAGATTCCCTGAAGGGTCCGCTCAAGAAGCAGGAGGTGGATTCAGCCccacagcttcccaaagtggaCCTGCTGACGGTGCCTGCAGTCGACACACAGATGGAGGCGCGGCCCATGACCCTGGAGGAGATGGAGGAAGTAGGCAAGCGGTACCGCGAGCGGCAGCGACAGCACAAG CTCATGATCCCCTCCATCCAGTACACGGAGCAGTGCCGCCTGGTGCGCTGTGGGAATCGGCACTTTGATGAGCACTGCCTCCCGTCCACCATCCACGGGGATATGAGGGAGCTCATTGACTCGACCCGCAGGCACAACTTTCTCGTCTACCTGCAATGCTGGAAGCTCTGTGAGTCCTATGGCCTCCCGCTGACGGAGGACATCCTCATGAAAG CCTTGCTATACCCAGGAGACAAGATCATTTTCCAGATGGACAAAGTGCGCCCCATCCGGCAGCCAGGAGGCTACTACTCTGACTGGAAGGTCTTTTCTCCGAATCTGGCTCTGCTCCGGTCCCAGGGCCCCAGCAAGTCTAAGAGGACTGACAA GAAACCaccaaagaaaagcaagaaaatgcaCTTTAAGGAGTTTGAGGAATTTACCAG GAAGCTGAAGGTGAGGAGGTCCAGCAGTCTGCAGCAAACCCACCCCAATTCCTTCTGGCCGGGTCACCTTCTGGATAAGCTGCAGCTCTACTTGCCCACTGTGGCCACAGACCGGAGCCTGGCGCTCTTCAGTTGTGTTCAACACCAGCCCCATGTCTACCCAGCCACCTACCACCCTGACCACTGGTGGCCCCTTAGGAACAAGAACTACATGACCCGCGCCTATTATGATGCCGCCAAGGTGTACTACATCAACTAG